In one Butyrivibrio proteoclasticus B316 genomic region, the following are encoded:
- the argH gene encoding argininosuccinate lyase: MAQLWGGRFTGSINELAWNFNASITFDKRFLEVDVRGSKAHASMLAKQGIISEEEKEQIVNGLDSILQDVIDGKLEITTKYEDIHSFLEANLIDRIGDAGKKVHTGRSRNDQVALDMRLYARGEVEHMSELLRNMLNCLNGIMKDNLDTYMPGFTHLQKAQPVTLAHHIGAYYEMFKRDLLRMKDIYNRMNYCPLGAGALAGTTYPLDREYTAELLDFFGPTLNSMDSVSDRDYLIEFMSALSTIMMHLSRFSEEVIIWNSNEYRFVTIDDAYSTGSSIMPQKKNPDIAELVRGKTGRVYGDLMSLLTTMKGIPLAYNKDMQEDKEAFFDAVDNTSNCLTLFTDMLATIKFNKSAMEKSAMMGFTNATDAADYLVNKGMPFRDAHSVIGKLVLYCIDKNCSIDELAIDELKSFSEMFDSDIYNAISLETCVNKRLTIGAPSPDAMKKVISINEEFIKNYSLK, encoded by the coding sequence ATGGCGCAGCTTTGGGGTGGAAGATTTACTGGAAGTATAAATGAACTTGCATGGAACTTTAATGCTTCAATCACTTTTGATAAGAGGTTTTTGGAAGTTGATGTTCGCGGTAGTAAAGCGCATGCTTCCATGTTAGCTAAACAGGGAATTATTTCCGAGGAAGAGAAGGAGCAGATAGTAAATGGGCTTGACTCAATCCTTCAGGACGTAATTGATGGTAAGCTTGAGATAACTACCAAATATGAAGATATTCATAGCTTTTTGGAAGCTAATCTTATCGACAGAATAGGTGATGCCGGTAAAAAGGTTCATACAGGCCGCAGCAGAAATGATCAGGTGGCGCTTGATATGAGGCTTTATGCAAGAGGCGAAGTGGAGCATATGTCTGAGCTTCTAAGGAATATGCTGAACTGCCTTAATGGAATCATGAAAGATAATCTTGATACCTATATGCCGGGATTTACCCATTTACAGAAAGCTCAGCCTGTGACACTGGCTCATCATATTGGCGCCTATTATGAGATGTTTAAAAGAGACCTTCTTAGAATGAAGGATATCTATAACAGAATGAATTATTGTCCGCTTGGAGCCGGAGCACTTGCAGGAACCACATATCCTCTTGACAGGGAATATACAGCAGAGCTTCTTGATTTCTTTGGACCAACACTCAATAGTATGGATTCAGTTTCAGACAGAGATTATCTCATAGAGTTTATGTCAGCTCTTTCGACAATTATGATGCATCTTTCCAGATTTTCAGAAGAAGTAATAATCTGGAATTCGAATGAGTATAGATTTGTAACTATAGATGATGCTTATTCTACGGGCAGTAGCATAATGCCTCAGAAGAAGAATCCTGATATTGCTGAACTTGTAAGAGGCAAGACAGGAAGAGTATATGGCGATCTGATGTCTCTTTTGACCACGATGAAAGGGATTCCGCTTGCTTATAATAAAGATATGCAGGAAGATAAGGAAGCGTTTTTTGATGCTGTAGATAATACATCTAATTGCCTTACTCTTTTTACAGATATGCTTGCGACAATTAAATTCAATAAAAGCGCAATGGAAAAGAGTGCAATGATGGGATTTACCAATGCTACAGATGCAGCGGATTATCTTGTAAATAAGGGAATGCCATTCAGAGATGCTCATTCTGTGATCGGAAAACTTGTTTTGTATTGCATTGATAAGAACTGTTCTATAGATGAGCTGGCAATAGATGAACTAAAGAGCTTTTCAGAAATGTTCGATAGTGATATATATAATGCTATAAGTCTTGAGACCTGCGTCAATAAGAGGCTTACCATCGGAGCGCCAAGCCCGGATGCGATGAAGAAAGTAATATCTATAAATGAGGAGTTTATCAAAAACTACTCATTGAAATAA